The following are encoded in a window of Limibacillus sp. genomic DNA:
- a CDS encoding long-chain fatty acid--CoA ligase — protein sequence MNLARLLLRSAQRRPGAPAIRLGEELHSDYARFWSRSARLARGLREDLGLQTGDRVAIAMKNSPAYLEVMFACWTAGLAAVPMNAKLHAKEFAYMVEHSGAKALFASRELAAALASFPEEIATLERLVDTDSADYEALFAGQGMEPSACAPDDLAWLFYTSGTTGRPKGAMLSHENLLTMTLCYFIDVDAVTPEDTLLHAAPMSHGSGLYCFPMIAKGACQMIAKSGQFDPEEIFGILDTTPNLCFFAAPTMVSRLTAAAPERKVRTENLKTVIYGGGPMYVADLKKAMARFGTAFVQIYGQGESPMTITSLTREDHAATGHPRHEARLASAGQAQSAVEVMIADEEDNPLPPGEVGEILVRGRSVMLGYWDNPEATAETLRGGWLHTGDMGALDEEGYLTLKDRSKDVIISGGSNIYPREVEEVLLRAPGVAEVSVIGVPHPDWGEEIMAFVTREPGAAVTEEELDRLCLEEIARFKRPKRYRFLEALPKNNYGKILKTELRRLAAETSEA from the coding sequence ATGAACCTCGCACGGCTTCTGCTCAGATCGGCCCAGCGCCGCCCCGGCGCACCCGCAATCCGCCTGGGCGAAGAGCTGCACAGCGACTATGCGCGCTTCTGGTCGCGCAGCGCCCGCCTCGCCCGTGGACTGCGGGAGGACTTGGGCCTCCAGACGGGCGACCGCGTCGCCATCGCCATGAAGAATTCCCCCGCCTATCTGGAGGTGATGTTCGCCTGCTGGACCGCCGGTCTGGCGGCTGTCCCCATGAACGCCAAGCTTCACGCCAAGGAGTTTGCCTACATGGTCGAGCACAGCGGCGCGAAGGCGCTCTTCGCCAGCCGCGAGCTGGCAGCCGCGCTCGCCTCCTTCCCCGAAGAGATCGCAACGCTGGAGCGCCTCGTCGACACGGACTCTGCGGACTATGAGGCGCTCTTCGCGGGCCAGGGCATGGAGCCTTCAGCCTGCGCCCCGGACGACCTCGCCTGGCTGTTTTACACCAGCGGCACGACGGGCCGTCCCAAGGGCGCGATGCTAAGTCACGAGAACCTGCTGACCATGACGCTCTGCTACTTCATCGACGTGGACGCGGTGACGCCGGAGGACACGCTGCTGCACGCGGCCCCCATGTCCCACGGCTCCGGCCTCTATTGCTTTCCCATGATCGCCAAGGGCGCCTGCCAGATGATCGCGAAAAGCGGTCAGTTCGATCCCGAGGAGATCTTCGGCATCCTGGACACGACCCCCAACCTCTGCTTCTTCGCCGCCCCCACCATGGTCTCGCGCCTGACCGCCGCGGCGCCGGAACGGAAGGTCCGCACGGAGAACCTCAAGACGGTGATCTACGGCGGCGGGCCCATGTACGTGGCCGATCTCAAGAAGGCCATGGCGCGTTTCGGCACGGCCTTCGTTCAGATCTACGGCCAAGGGGAGAGCCCCATGACCATCACCTCGCTGACCCGCGAGGATCACGCCGCCACCGGTCATCCCCGGCACGAGGCGCGGCTCGCCTCCGCCGGGCAGGCGCAGAGCGCGGTGGAGGTCATGATCGCCGATGAGGAGGACAACCCGCTGCCGCCCGGCGAGGTGGGAGAGATCCTGGTGCGCGGACGCTCGGTGATGCTGGGCTACTGGGACAATCCCGAGGCCACGGCGGAGACCCTGCGCGGCGGATGGCTCCACACCGGCGACATGGGCGCCCTGGACGAGGAGGGCTACCTGACGCTCAAGGACCGCTCGAAGGACGTCATCATTTCCGGCGGCTCCAACATCTACCCGCGCGAGGTCGAGGAGGTCCTGCTGCGCGCGCCGGGGGTCGCAGAGGTCTCGGTGATCGGCGTGCCCCATCCGGACTGGGGCGAGGAGATCATGGCCTTCGTCACCCGGGAGCCGGGAGCGGCGGTGACCGAAGAGGAGTTGGACCGGCTCTGTCTTGAAGAGATCGCGCGCTTCAAGCGGCCCAAGCGCTACCGCTTCCTGGAGGCGCTGCCCAAGAACAACTACGGCAAGATCCTGAAGACCGAACTGCGGCGGCTGGCGGCCGAAACCTCCGAGGCTTAG
- a CDS encoding TAXI family TRAP transporter solute-binding subunit has translation MTSRFIALFRPVTRPLPLLALALSFSLSALLYLGAATAQDIRFMRIGTGSTSGTYFPIGSLISAALSNPPGSRPCDQGGSCGVPGLILVAQSTNGSVANVKAIQEGTIESGFSQADIAYWAYSGKGRFEGQEPMSDLRAIANLYPESMHLVVDQNDVIFSPADLKGKRVSLDREGSGTRVGGLLVLEAFGLSPDDVQILDLPPGAAADALAADELDAFFLIAGTPAEAVLQLAAVKPVSLLPITGEGAKELIAKYPYFTPDYIPSGVYPSVGAVETLSVGAQWLVNADVDEELVYQLTRALWHENTRKLLDSGHPKGKLIRLETALLGLTVPLHPGAERFYREAGILVDGRTAAQPAGEAIPQSEEAGEEQPAEATQ, from the coding sequence ATGACCTCGCGCTTCATCGCCCTTTTCAGACCCGTCACGCGGCCTCTGCCGCTCCTGGCCCTGGCTCTTTCCTTCTCGCTTTCGGCACTGCTGTATCTGGGTGCGGCCACGGCCCAGGACATACGCTTCATGCGCATCGGGACAGGCTCGACCAGCGGCACCTACTTCCCGATCGGCAGCCTGATCTCCGCGGCGCTTTCAAACCCGCCGGGCAGCCGCCCCTGCGACCAGGGCGGATCCTGCGGCGTACCGGGTTTGATCCTGGTCGCGCAATCGACCAACGGCTCGGTCGCGAACGTGAAGGCGATCCAGGAAGGCACCATTGAATCCGGCTTCTCCCAGGCGGACATCGCCTATTGGGCCTACAGCGGCAAGGGGCGCTTCGAGGGGCAGGAGCCGATGAGCGACCTGCGCGCCATCGCCAACCTTTATCCGGAATCCATGCATCTGGTGGTCGACCAGAACGACGTGATCTTCTCCCCTGCCGATCTGAAGGGAAAACGGGTGTCGCTGGACCGCGAGGGGTCCGGCACGCGGGTCGGCGGACTGCTGGTGCTGGAGGCCTTCGGGCTGTCACCGGACGACGTCCAGATACTGGACCTGCCGCCGGGCGCCGCTGCCGATGCGCTGGCCGCTGACGAGTTGGACGCCTTCTTCCTGATCGCCGGCACGCCCGCCGAGGCGGTGCTTCAACTGGCGGCGGTCAAGCCGGTCTCGTTGCTGCCGATCACCGGCGAAGGCGCCAAGGAACTGATTGCGAAGTACCCCTACTTCACGCCGGACTACATCCCCTCGGGCGTCTATCCCAGCGTGGGCGCGGTCGAGACCTTGAGCGTGGGTGCGCAGTGGCTGGTGAACGCCGATGTGGACGAAGAACTGGTGTATCAGTTGACCCGCGCCCTGTGGCACGAGAACACCCGCAAGCTGCTGGACAGCGGCCATCCCAAGGGCAAGCTGATCCGGCTCGAAACGGCGCTGCTCGGCCTGACGGTGCCGCTGCATCCGGGCGCCGAGCGCTTCTACCGCGAGGCTGGGATCCTGGTGGACGGCAGAACGGCGGCGCAACCGGCCGGCGAAGCGATCCCGCAAAGCGAAGAAGCGGGTGAGGAACAGCCCGCGGAAGCCACGCAGTAG
- a CDS encoding glutathione S-transferase family protein, giving the protein MSEFTLVIGNKNYSSWSLRGWLAMEACGVPFNEQIIPLDLPETPELMAKWSPTMRVPVLYHGPLLIWDSLAIGEYLAEVFPQAKLWPDDRELRAWGRSIVAEMHSGFADLRGALSMDMRKRNKPARMTPGVEADIARIVELWETSRANNAHLGPFLLGAFSLADAFYAPVVSRFLTYGVTLPEASQAYSEALRSHPPYQRWYADAEVEQWDLPDH; this is encoded by the coding sequence ATGAGCGAATTCACCCTGGTGATCGGCAACAAGAACTACTCCTCCTGGTCGCTTCGCGGCTGGCTGGCCATGGAGGCCTGCGGCGTTCCCTTCAACGAGCAGATCATTCCCCTGGACCTGCCGGAAACGCCCGAGCTGATGGCAAAGTGGTCGCCGACGATGCGGGTTCCGGTGCTCTATCACGGTCCGCTTCTGATCTGGGACAGCCTGGCGATCGGGGAGTATCTGGCCGAAGTCTTCCCTCAGGCGAAGCTCTGGCCCGACGACCGGGAGCTGCGGGCCTGGGGCCGTTCGATCGTGGCGGAGATGCACTCCGGCTTCGCCGACCTGCGCGGCGCGCTCTCCATGGACATGCGCAAGCGCAACAAGCCCGCGCGCATGACGCCCGGCGTCGAAGCCGACATCGCGCGCATCGTCGAGTTGTGGGAGACGAGCCGGGCGAACAATGCGCATCTGGGGCCGTTCCTCCTGGGCGCCTTTTCGCTGGCCGACGCCTTCTACGCGCCGGTGGTGAGCCGCTTTCTGACCTATGGCGTCACCCTGCCCGAGGCGAGTCAGGCCTACAGCGAGGCGCTGCGCAGCCATCCGCCCTATCAGCGATGGTATGCCGATGCCGAAGTGGAGCAGTGGGACCTGCCCGACCACTAA
- a CDS encoding leucyl aminopeptidase family protein yields MTKNLTARGGAGTVPIVCLDAGEMKEWLAEQKPERQSWVETTGFKAKPGRFLMLPGAHGQLDCVVFGLPEERDAWLLASLAQQLPSGRYSLESNLSAAEIDQALLGWALSGYSFDRFQSKKDRKEEKGAVLVWPKRADRARVEALYDAIALTRDLINTPANHMGPAELAEAVRLLAKEHKAKVEVTEGEQLLKKNYPSIYEVGKASTRAPRLIDLTWGKKGPLVTLVGKGVCFDSGGLDLKPSAGMLLMKKDMGGSAHVLGLASFIMARKLPLRLRVLIPAVENSVSGNAFRPLDVIQTRKGMTVEVGNTDAEGRLVLSDALTEACSAKPDLLVDFATLTGAARVALGTDLPALFCNDEGLVASLLERAEDEGDPLWRLPLHKPYRKKLESKVADINNVSPGGYGGAITAALFLQEFVDPGVPWAHIDLMAWNLSARPGRPVGGEAMGLRTLAAHIESLCEDPKKKRNSKSKSA; encoded by the coding sequence ATGACCAAGAACCTGACCGCGAGGGGTGGCGCCGGGACCGTCCCCATCGTTTGCCTGGACGCGGGCGAGATGAAGGAGTGGCTCGCCGAACAGAAGCCGGAGCGCCAGAGCTGGGTCGAGACCACCGGCTTCAAGGCCAAGCCCGGCCGGTTCCTGATGCTGCCTGGCGCACATGGCCAGTTGGACTGCGTGGTCTTCGGCCTTCCGGAGGAGCGGGACGCCTGGCTGCTCGCCTCGCTCGCGCAGCAGCTGCCGTCGGGCCGCTATAGCCTGGAGAGCAACCTCTCGGCGGCGGAGATCGACCAGGCGCTGCTGGGCTGGGCGCTCAGCGGCTACAGCTTCGACCGCTTTCAGTCCAAGAAGGACAGGAAGGAGGAGAAGGGAGCCGTCCTGGTCTGGCCCAAGCGCGCTGACCGCGCGCGGGTCGAGGCGCTCTACGACGCCATCGCCCTGACGCGCGACCTGATCAACACCCCCGCGAACCACATGGGCCCGGCGGAACTTGCCGAGGCCGTGCGCCTGCTCGCCAAGGAACACAAGGCCAAGGTGGAGGTGACCGAGGGCGAGCAGCTCCTGAAGAAGAACTATCCCTCGATCTACGAGGTCGGCAAGGCGAGCACGCGCGCACCGCGCCTGATCGACCTGACCTGGGGCAAGAAGGGCCCGCTGGTGACGCTGGTCGGAAAGGGTGTCTGCTTCGACAGCGGCGGGCTGGACCTGAAGCCCTCGGCCGGCATGCTGCTGATGAAGAAGGACATGGGCGGCTCCGCGCATGTCCTGGGGCTCGCCAGCTTCATCATGGCGCGCAAGCTGCCCTTGCGGCTGCGCGTTCTGATCCCGGCGGTGGAGAATTCCGTCTCGGGCAACGCCTTCCGCCCGCTGGACGTGATCCAGACCCGCAAGGGCATGACGGTCGAGGTCGGCAACACCGACGCCGAAGGGCGGCTGGTGCTCTCCGATGCGCTTACCGAGGCCTGCAGCGCCAAGCCCGACCTGCTGGTCGACTTCGCGACGCTCACCGGTGCGGCGCGGGTCGCGCTCGGCACCGATTTGCCCGCCCTCTTCTGCAACGACGAGGGCCTGGTGGCCTCGCTTCTGGAGCGAGCGGAAGATGAGGGCGACCCGCTCTGGCGTCTGCCCCTGCACAAGCCCTACCGCAAGAAGCTGGAAAGCAAGGTCGCCGACATCAACAACGTCTCGCCCGGCGGCTATGGCGGGGCGATCACGGCGGCGTTGTTCCTTCAGGAGTTCGTCGATCCGGGCGTGCCCTGGGCGCACATCGACCTAATGGCCTGGAACCTCTCGGCCCGTCCGGGGCGGCCCGTGGGGGGTGAAGCCATGGGCCTCAGGACCCTGGCGGCGCACATCGAAAGCCTCTGTGAAGACCCCAAGAAGAAGCGCAACAGCAAATCGAAAAGCGCCTGA
- a CDS encoding glyoxylate/hydroxypyruvate reductase A: protein MALLFKADIDRGGAWAAAFNKQIPDQELRLWPEVGDKSEIEFAVVWQPPAGFLASLPNLKGIFSIGAGIDHLLADPELPRDVPVIRMVEPGLTAGMTQFVVMACLMIHRSMIDYRNQQLARHWEEISQRSTGNRRIGILGLGHLGGDAARKLTTFGFPVSGWSRSRKQIEGVTSYAGEEELAEFLGRTDILVSLLPLTAETEDMIDAKLLAGLPKGAAFISAGRGKQVVEEDLLAALDSGQIGGAILDVFREEPLPADSPFWGHERVIVLPHVASMTDPVTAVGAVVENIRRIQSGAEPLHRVDLDKGY, encoded by the coding sequence ATGGCCCTGCTCTTCAAGGCGGACATCGACCGGGGCGGCGCTTGGGCCGCTGCCTTCAACAAGCAGATCCCCGATCAGGAGCTGAGGCTCTGGCCGGAGGTGGGCGACAAATCGGAAATAGAGTTCGCCGTTGTCTGGCAGCCGCCCGCGGGCTTTCTCGCCAGCCTGCCGAACCTCAAGGGCATCTTCTCCATCGGCGCGGGCATCGACCATCTCCTGGCCGACCCGGAGCTGCCCCGCGACGTGCCGGTGATCCGCATGGTCGAGCCCGGCCTGACCGCCGGCATGACCCAGTTCGTGGTCATGGCCTGCCTGATGATCCACCGCTCCATGATCGACTACCGCAACCAGCAACTGGCCCGCCATTGGGAGGAGATCAGCCAGCGCTCCACGGGAAACCGGCGCATCGGCATTCTGGGCCTGGGGCATCTGGGCGGCGACGCCGCGCGCAAGCTGACCACGTTCGGCTTCCCGGTTTCCGGCTGGAGCCGCAGCCGCAAGCAGATCGAGGGCGTCACCTCCTACGCCGGGGAGGAGGAGTTGGCCGAGTTTCTGGGACGCACGGACATCCTGGTGAGCCTCCTGCCCCTGACGGCGGAGACCGAGGACATGATCGACGCAAAGCTGCTCGCGGGCCTGCCGAAGGGTGCTGCCTTCATCTCCGCGGGGCGCGGCAAGCAGGTGGTCGAGGAGGACCTGTTGGCCGCCCTGGATTCCGGCCAGATCGGCGGCGCGATCCTGGACGTCTTCCGGGAGGAACCGCTGCCCGCCGACAGTCCCTTCTGGGGGCATGAGAGGGTGATCGTGCTGCCGCACGTGGCCTCCATGACCGATCCCGTGACCGCCGTGGGGGCCGTGGTGGAGAACATCCGCCGCATCCAGAGCGGGGCCGAGCCTCTACACCGGGTCGATCTCGACAAGGGATACTGA
- a CDS encoding ABC transporter ATP-binding protein: MTQGQPLLQISNLSVEFRLPQRRVEAVKNLSFTLDKGETLALVGESGSGKSVSALSILQLLPYPLAHHPKGSSIRFDGRELVGAPEKELRQIRGDKIAMIFQEPMTSLNPLHTIEKQINETLILHKGMDRDAARKRTLELLKLVGIPEAARRLSAYPHELSGGQRQRVMIAMALANEPDLLIADEPTTALDVTIQAQILKLLKELQEKLGMALLLITHDLNIVRKMADKVVVMTGGEAVETGSAKTIFEAPQHPYTKRLLAAEPKGKPPTRSEDAPLIVEGDEIKVHFPIRKGILKRAVDYVKAVDGISLKLKAGHTLGVVGESGSGKTTLGMALLRLISSQGAIRFEGRDIQGVSSSDLRPLRSEMQIVFQDPYGSLSPRLSVGQIVGEGLLVHRRDASAAEREAMIVEALKEVGLDPESRHRYPHEFSGGQRQRIAIARAIVLKPKLLVLDEPTSALDMSVQAQIVDLLRDIQQRLDLAYLFISHDLRVVRALADEVIVMKDGQVVEQGAAARIFDQPEADYTKALMKAAFDLEAVEDGVVST; this comes from the coding sequence ATGACCCAGGGCCAACCGCTGCTCCAGATTTCCAACCTCTCGGTCGAGTTCCGCCTGCCCCAGCGCCGGGTGGAGGCAGTCAAGAACCTGAGCTTCACTCTGGACAAGGGCGAGACGCTGGCGCTGGTGGGCGAGTCGGGCTCCGGCAAGTCGGTCTCCGCGCTCTCGATCCTGCAACTCCTGCCCTATCCGCTGGCCCACCACCCGAAGGGCTCTTCGATCCGCTTCGATGGACGCGAGCTGGTGGGCGCGCCGGAGAAGGAGCTGCGGCAGATCCGTGGCGACAAGATCGCCATGATCTTTCAGGAGCCCATGACCTCGCTCAACCCGCTCCACACCATCGAAAAGCAGATCAACGAGACGCTGATCCTGCACAAGGGCATGGACCGGGACGCCGCGCGCAAGCGCACGCTGGAGCTTTTGAAGCTGGTCGGAATTCCGGAGGCGGCGCGCCGCCTGTCGGCCTATCCGCACGAGCTGTCCGGCGGGCAGCGCCAGCGCGTCATGATCGCCATGGCGCTCGCCAACGAGCCCGACCTGCTGATCGCCGACGAGCCCACCACGGCGCTGGACGTCACCATCCAGGCGCAGATCCTGAAACTGCTGAAGGAGTTGCAGGAAAAGCTGGGCATGGCGCTCTTGCTCATCACCCACGACCTCAACATCGTCCGCAAGATGGCCGACAAGGTGGTGGTGATGACCGGCGGAGAGGCCGTCGAGACCGGTTCGGCCAAGACGATCTTCGAGGCGCCCCAACACCCCTACACGAAACGCCTGCTGGCCGCCGAGCCCAAGGGCAAACCGCCGACGCGCAGCGAGGACGCGCCGCTGATCGTCGAGGGCGATGAGATCAAGGTCCACTTCCCCATCAGGAAGGGCATCTTGAAACGCGCCGTCGATTACGTGAAGGCGGTCGACGGCATCTCCCTGAAGCTGAAGGCGGGACATACCCTGGGGGTCGTGGGCGAGTCCGGCTCCGGCAAGACCACGCTCGGCATGGCGCTGCTGCGCCTGATCTCGAGCCAGGGCGCGATCCGCTTCGAGGGCCGGGACATCCAGGGCGTCTCCTCCTCCGACCTGCGGCCGCTGCGCAGTGAGATGCAGATCGTCTTCCAGGACCCCTACGGCTCCCTGTCGCCGCGTCTTTCGGTCGGACAGATCGTGGGCGAAGGCCTGCTGGTCCACCGCCGCGACGCCAGCGCCGCCGAGCGCGAAGCCATGATCGTGGAGGCGTTGAAGGAAGTGGGCCTCGACCCGGAGAGCCGCCACCGCTATCCCCACGAGTTCTCCGGCGGACAGCGCCAGCGCATCGCCATCGCGCGGGCCATCGTGCTGAAACCCAAGCTGCTGGTCCTGGACGAGCCGACCTCGGCCCTGGACATGTCGGTGCAGGCGCAGATCGTCGACCTGCTGCGCGACATCCAGCAGCGCCTCGATCTCGCCTACCTCTTCATCAGCCACGACCTTCGGGTGGTGCGCGCGCTCGCCGACGAGGTTATCGTGATGAAGGACGGTCAGGTGGTCGAGCAAGGCGCAGCGGCGCGCATCTTCGATCAGCCCGAGGCCGATTACACCAAGGCCCTGATGAAGGCCGCCTTCGACCTGGAAGCCGTCGAGGACGGCGTGGTCAGCACCTAG
- a CDS encoding ABC transporter permease → MEKSVAQPRFLGFKISPISERRVRNFRANGRAVWSLWIFLVLFLIALFAEFVANDKPILVRYDGAFYLPVVQAYPETAFGGEFETEADYKDPYVRALIAEKGWMIEPLIPYNHRTVAWDLPQPAPSPPSAEHWLGTDDQARDVTARLIYGFRISVLFGFTLTIISSIIGVVAGAVQGYFGGWTDLLFQRFIEIWSGLPVLYLLIILASLIQPNFWWLLGLMLLFSWMGLVGVVRAEFLKVRNFDYVRAARALGVSNGAIMFRHVLPNAMVATLTFMPFILSGSVTTLTALDFLGIGLPPGSASLGELLAQGKANLQAPWLGITGFVSIAVLLSLLIFIGEGVRDAFDPRKLFAGDEPPPETAASDPTPAPATGAAR, encoded by the coding sequence ATGGAAAAGAGCGTCGCCCAGCCCCGTTTCCTTGGCTTCAAGATCTCGCCGATCTCAGAGAGGCGCGTGCGCAACTTCCGCGCCAACGGGCGCGCGGTCTGGTCGCTCTGGATCTTCCTGGTGCTCTTCCTGATCGCGCTCTTCGCCGAGTTCGTGGCGAACGACAAGCCGATCCTGGTGCGCTACGACGGGGCCTTCTACCTGCCGGTGGTCCAGGCCTATCCGGAGACCGCCTTCGGCGGCGAGTTCGAGACCGAGGCGGACTACAAGGACCCCTACGTGCGCGCCCTGATCGCGGAGAAGGGCTGGATGATCGAGCCGCTCATCCCCTACAACCACCGCACCGTCGCCTGGGACCTGCCGCAGCCCGCCCCCTCGCCGCCCAGCGCGGAGCATTGGCTGGGCACGGACGATCAGGCGCGCGACGTGACGGCGCGGCTGATCTACGGCTTCCGCATCTCGGTGCTCTTCGGCTTCACGCTCACTATCATCTCCTCGATCATCGGCGTGGTCGCGGGCGCGGTTCAGGGTTACTTCGGCGGCTGGACCGACCTGCTGTTCCAGCGCTTCATCGAGATCTGGTCGGGCCTGCCGGTGCTCTATCTGCTGATCATCCTGGCCAGCCTCATCCAACCGAACTTCTGGTGGCTCCTCGGGCTGATGCTGCTCTTCTCCTGGATGGGACTGGTCGGCGTGGTGCGCGCGGAGTTCCTGAAGGTGCGCAACTTCGACTATGTGCGGGCGGCCCGCGCGCTCGGCGTCAGTAACGGCGCCATCATGTTCCGCCACGTGCTGCCCAACGCCATGGTCGCGACGCTCACCTTCATGCCCTTCATCCTTTCGGGCTCAGTCACCACCTTGACGGCGCTGGACTTCCTGGGCATTGGCTTGCCGCCCGGCTCCGCCTCCCTCGGCGAGTTGCTGGCCCAGGGCAAGGCGAACCTGCAGGCGCCCTGGCTGGGTATCACCGGGTTCGTCTCCATCGCCGTGCTCCTCAGCCTTCTGATCTTCATCGGGGAGGGTGTGCGCGACGCCTTCGACCCCAGGAAACTCTTCGCGGGCGATGAGCCGCCGCCGGAAACCGCGGCCAGCGACCCCACCCCCGCACCAGCCACCGGAGCCGCACGATGA
- a CDS encoding microcin C ABC transporter permease YejB has protein sequence MLAYILRRLALIVPTLFGIMVINFVVIQAAPGGPVEQLIGQLTGEGQSIVQRATQSATGELGEGGAGGGSSQEGGESAYRGAQGLEPEFIAQLEKQFGFDRPPHERFFLMIGNYLTFDFGESFFRDQTVVDLVIDKLPVSISLGLWSTLLMYLVSIPLGIAKAVRDGTRFDVWTSGLIIVGYAIPSFLFAVLLIILFAGGSYLDWFPLRGLTSPDWETLSWPARIVDYFWHLVLPITAMVVGSFATMTMLTKNSFMDQIGQQYVITAKAKGLTQNRVLYGHVFRNAMLIVIAGFPGAFISVIFTGALLIEVIFSLDGLGLLGFEAAFNRDYPVMFGTLFFFSLLGLIMNLVGDLMYTLIDPRIDFEGREV, from the coding sequence ATGCTCGCCTATATCCTCCGACGCCTGGCGCTGATCGTCCCGACACTTTTCGGGATCATGGTGATCAACTTCGTGGTGATCCAGGCCGCCCCCGGCGGCCCGGTCGAACAGCTCATCGGGCAGTTGACCGGGGAAGGTCAGAGCATCGTCCAGCGCGCCACGCAAAGCGCGACGGGAGAGCTGGGCGAAGGCGGGGCGGGCGGCGGAAGCTCGCAAGAGGGCGGAGAGAGCGCCTACCGCGGCGCGCAGGGCCTGGAGCCCGAGTTCATCGCCCAGCTGGAAAAGCAGTTCGGCTTCGACAGACCGCCGCACGAACGCTTCTTCCTGATGATCGGCAACTACCTGACCTTCGATTTCGGCGAGTCCTTCTTCCGCGACCAGACAGTCGTGGACCTGGTGATCGACAAGCTGCCGGTCTCTATCTCGCTCGGGCTCTGGTCGACCCTGCTGATGTATCTGGTCTCCATCCCGCTGGGCATCGCCAAGGCGGTCCGGGACGGCACGCGCTTCGACGTCTGGACCTCCGGCCTCATCATCGTGGGCTACGCGATCCCGTCGTTCCTTTTCGCGGTCCTGCTGATCATCCTCTTCGCAGGCGGCAGCTACCTCGATTGGTTCCCGCTGCGCGGCCTCACCTCGCCGGACTGGGAGACGCTGTCCTGGCCCGCCAGGATCGTCGATTACTTCTGGCATCTCGTGCTGCCCATCACGGCGATGGTGGTCGGCAGTTTCGCCACCATGACCATGCTCACCAAGAACTCCTTCATGGACCAGATCGGCCAGCAGTACGTGATCACCGCCAAGGCCAAGGGACTGACCCAGAACCGGGTTCTTTACGGGCACGTCTTCCGCAACGCCATGCTGATCGTGATCGCGGGCTTTCCGGGGGCCTTCATCTCGGTGATCTTCACAGGAGCGCTTCTGATCGAGGTCATCTTCTCCCTGGACGGACTGGGATTGCTGGGCTTCGAGGCGGCCTTCAACCGCGACTATCCGGTCATGTTCGGCACGCTGTTCTTCTTCTCGCTCCTGGGCCTCATCATGAATCTGGTGGGCGACCTGATGTACACGCTGATCGACCCCCGGATCGACTTCGAAGGGCGGGAGGTTTAG